A region of Dioscorea cayenensis subsp. rotundata cultivar TDr96_F1 chromosome 5, TDr96_F1_v2_PseudoChromosome.rev07_lg8_w22 25.fasta, whole genome shotgun sequence DNA encodes the following proteins:
- the LOC120261051 gene encoding LOW QUALITY PROTEIN: probable beta-D-xylosidase 7 (The sequence of the model RefSeq protein was modified relative to this genomic sequence to represent the inferred CDS: deleted 4 bases in 4 codons) — MGILKDQHHSLFLLLNIINVLASFSVQSAEPPFSCASIPSKNYNFCNAKLSIEQRVADLISKLTLDEKISQLGDIAPAIPRLGIPAYKWWSESLHGVSNSGKGIHFNGTIQSATSFPQVILSAASFNPNLWYLIGQVIGTEARAVYNAGQAEGLTFWAPNINVFRDPRWGRGQETPGEDPETVSRYAVSYVRGMQGDSFNNKKGGVTASSSSTGLKVSACCKHYTAYDLDNWEKVVRYTFDAKVTAQDLADTYQPPFQSCVQEGHASGMMCSYNRVNGVPTCADYNFLSKTARASWGFYGYIVSDCDAVSIIHDAQGYAKAPEDAVADVLQAGMDVNCGNYVQKYAGSAIQQKKITESDINRALQNLFTIRMRLGLFNGSPKNQAYGNIPPSQVCTQDHQNLALEAAREGIVLLKNSNNLLPFPKQGVASLGVTGPNANNFTTLLGNYAGPPCKYISPLQALQSYVKDTKYVPGCSSVACPSSSTSEAVQLASSVDYVIMVMGLDLTQEKEELDRENLVLPGMQESLIASVAKAAKKPVILVLMCGGPVDVTFAKLDDKIGAILWIGYPGEAGGLAMAEILFGEHNPGGRLPVTWYPQEFTKVPMTDMRMRADPATGYPGRTYRFYTGTPVFKFGFGLSYSKFSYEFVSVATEGSVYLNKSVNLLDLKKTSGNSYDTMKIGSKACKNLKFSAVVGVKNHGPMAGRHPVMLFKRSSSTLQGRPMEQLIRFKSVQLDAGEEANVEFIMNPCKHLGRTEVDGAKVLDEGSHFLVVGEKEYELSIIA; from the exons ATGGGAATCCTCAAAGATCAACATCATTCTCTGTTTCTCCTCCTCAACATCATCAATGTTTTAGCATCATTCTCAGTTCAATCAGCAGAGCCTCCATTTTCTTGTGCCTCAATCCCCTCCAAGAACTACAATTTCTGCAATGCCAAGTTAAGCATAGAACAGAGAGTTGCTGACTTGATCTCTAAACTCACTCTGGATGAGAAGATATCTCAGTTAGGTGATATAGCTCCTGCCATTCCTCGTCTCGGCATC CCTGCATACAAATGGTGGTCAGAGTCATTGCATGGTGTGTCG AACTCCGGCAAAGGGATCCATTTCAATGGCACAATTCAGTCTGCTACTAGTTTTCCTCAAGTCATTCTCTCTGCTGCTTCTTTCAACCCCAACCTTTGGTACCTTATAGGACAA GTCATTGGAACAGAGGCTAGAGCGGTATACAATGCTGGGCAAGCTGAAGGGTTGACATTTTGGGCACCGAATATTAATGTGTTCAGAGATCCTAGGTGGGGGAGAGGGCAGGAGACT CCGGGAGAGGACCCGGAGACGGTGAGCAGGTATGCAGTGAGCTATGTGAGGGGAATGCAAGGAGATTCATTTAATAACAAGAAAGGTGGTGttactgcttcttcttcttctactggaCTTAAGGTTTCAGCATGCTGCAAACACTACACTGCTTATGACTTGGATAATTGGGAGAAGGTTGTTCGTTATACATTTGATGCCAAG GTAACAGCACAGGACTTGGCGGACACATACCAACCACCATTCCAGAGTTGTGTGCAGGAAGGGCATGCAAGTGGGATGATGTGTTCTTACAATAGAGTTAATGGAGTTCCAACTTGTGCTGATTATAATTTCTTGTCAAAGACCGCCAGGGCCTCCTGGGGTTTCTATGG ATACATCGTATCGGACTGTGATGCAGTTTCGATAATCCATGACGCACAGGGCTATGCAAAGGCACCTGAGGATGCTGTCGCAGATGTTCTTCAAGCAG GAATGGATGTGAACTGCGGCAATTACGTGCAGAAATACGCAGGCTCGGCCATACAACAGAAGAAAATAACAGAAAGTGACATAAACAGAGCCCTCCAAAATCTCTTCACAATCAGAATGAGACTGGGTCTCTTCAATGGTAGCCCAAAGAACCAAGCCTATGGAAATATCCCTCCATCTCAAGTCTGTACTCAGGATCACCAAAATCTAGCTCTAGAAGCTGCTCGGGAAGGCATTGTTCTTCTCAAGAATTCAAACAACCTCCTCCCT TTTCCAAAGCAGGGAGTTGCATCTCTTGGAGTGACAGGTCCAAATGCAAATAATTTTACAACGCTCTTAGGCAACTATGCTGGTCCTCCATGCAAGTACATCAGTCCATTACAGGCGCTGCAAAGCTATGTTAAGGACACCAAGTATGTACCAGGTTGCAGTTCTGTGGCATGTCCTTCTAGCTCTACAAGTGAAGCAGTGCAACTAGCGAGCTCAGTTGATTATGTGATTATGGTCATGGGTTTGGACCTGACGCAGGAGAAGGAAGAGCTTGACAGAGAGAACTTGGTTCTCCCGGGAATGCAGGAAAGCTTGATTGCTAGTGTGGCAAAAGCTGCAAAGAAACCAGTGATCTTGGTGTTGATGTGTGGTGGTCCAGTGGACGTTACATTCGCAAAGCTTGACGATAAAATTGGAGCCATATTATGGATCGGTTATCCTGGTGAAGCTGGAGGATTAGCAATGGCAGAAATTCTTTTTGGAGAACACAATCCTG GTGGGAGATTACCTGTTACTTGGTATCCTCAGGAATTCACCAAGGTGCCAATGACCGATATGAGGATGAGGGCAGACCCAGCCACAGGATACCCAGGGCGCACCTATAGGTTCTACACTGGCACACCAGTTTTCAAGTTTGGTTTTGGCCTGAGCTACTCCAAATTCTCTTATGAGTTTGTATCTGTTGCTACCGAAGGCTCTGTTTACTTGAACAAATCTGTTAATCTCCTTGACCTCAAGAAAACCAGTGGTAATAGTTATGACACTATGAAGATCGGTTCTAAAGCTTGCAAAAATCTAAAATTCTCTGCCGTGGTTGGAGTTAAGAATCATGGACCTATGGCTGGAAGGCATCCTGTGATGCTATTCAAGCGTTCATCTAGTACCTTGCAGGGAAGACCAATGGAGCAATTGATCAGGTTCAAGAGTGTGCAGCTGGATGCTGGCGAAGAAGCTAATGTTGAGTTCATTATGAATCCCTGTAAGCATCTTGGTAGAACTGAAGTGGATGGTGCTAAAGTTCTAGATGAAGGGTCTCACTTCCTGGTGGTGGGAGAAAAGGAGTATGAGTTAAGCATCATAGCTTAA
- the LOC120262446 gene encoding uncharacterized protein LOC120262446, with protein MYERLPTFCYNCELIGHGSNSCTRSSSFGASEISLPSHEERLPVERAIQVSHDANQRRDTSDPIFVPCSEDKLETDFGPRLLVSRWRGRARGRGGGAVHATHVTPRTTAGSDTEFTESRGTASHSLRGRSRFVGRGRSSTIHAPHAPPSSDAVTTPLIHSPIANLAVNQSNEIITAHIENNPSNLVQPLSDSPNPQASLLNDSSTQIIPFSGSRDSPSPNLPSQITPSHNP; from the coding sequence ATGTACGAGCGATTACCGACCTTTTGTTACAATTGTGAGCTTATCGGTCATGGAAGTAATTCGTGCACTCGATCCTCGTCGTTCGGGGCCAGTGAGATCTCTTTACCCTCTCATGAAGAACGACTGCCGGTAGAGAGAGCCATCCAAGTCTCGCACGACGCCAATCAACGCAGGGATACTTCAGACCCTATATTCGTCCCTTGCTCTGAGGATAAACTGGAAACAGATTTCGGGCCTCGGCTTCTGGTGTCCCGCTGGCGTGGCCGTGCCCGGGGTCGTGGCGGTGGTGCAGTTCATGCCACTCATGTGACCCCGCGAACAACAGCCGGTTCAGATACCGAATTCACTGAGTCCCGAGGCACCGCCTCTCACAGCTTACGTGGTAGATCCCGGTTCGTTGGGAGAGGGCGGTCCTCCACTATTCATGCTCCTCACGCTCCCCCAAGCTCTGATGCCGTAACAACCCCACTCATCCACTCTCCCATTGCAAATCTAGCCGTTAATCAAAGCAACGAGATCATCACCGCCCACATTGAAAATAACCCCTCAAATCTTGTACAACCTTTATCTGATTCTCCTAATCCCCAGGCTTCTCTTCTGAACGACTCCTCCACTCAAATCATCCCATTTAGCGGTTCTCGAGACAGTCCATCGCCTAACTTACCCTCTCAAATCACTCCTTCTCACAACCCCTGA
- the LOC120262445 gene encoding cyclin-T1-4-like isoform X1: MIHKKNPVAALRIKHKEVLEQEKELIRRAELLVLDTLDCDLDVALPYPTLVSALKKFDDVASWLAPTAWSLLRDWLQTSLYMQFEPHYLAVAALHISSVILKNWDVSDSDIGWIEEFHVTYQQFSDICQQVEEMRDLSNIIVW, encoded by the exons ATGATACATAAAAAGAATCCAGTTGCTGCACTTAGAATTAAGCATAAG GAAGTGCTTGAACAGGAGAAGGAACTCATAAGACGAGCAGAATTACTTGTTCTTGACACACTCGACTGTGATTTGGATGTGGCACTTCCGTATCCTACCCTTGTCAGTgccttaaaaaaatttgatgatgttGCAAGTTGGCTTGCTCCAACTGCATGGAGTTTACTGAGAGATTG GCTGCAGACATCACTTTACATGCAGTTTGAACCACATTATCTTGCTGTAGCAGCTCTCCATATTTCCTCTGTGATTTTGAAAAATTGGGACGTGTCTGATTCTGACATTGGATGGATTGAAGAATTCCATGTAACCTACCAGCAATTTTCAG ATATTTGCCAGCAAGTGGAAGAGATGCGCGATTTGAGTAACATCATTGTATGGTAA
- the LOC120261052 gene encoding pentatricopeptide repeat-containing protein At2g29760, chloroplastic-like: MHVAIRWNTLIRKLSLSPTPTHALHLFVQMLRSPPSRPDTFTYASALKACGRARAHFSARTIHALTVKTNTLSNAFVANTTLHTYASCGDIDSARKLFSLFFSPDVIAWNAMLSGYVQNDLLDDALKLFDRMWSAGVAPTAVTVISVLSACGGAKDFSLGRQVHGFVKKSVMQFERELFVGTCLIDMYAKCGCLEFSLKVFDEMRIKDVGVWNALIGGHVHNGCYYDVLRIFKDLEMSGLIPDELTIVCVVSACANLGELEIGKKIHLYIKERFRDVNVKIGTALIDMYSKCGCIAKSKEVFDLMHEKDATAWTSMIGGLAIHGQTEDALQLFSLMQRYGVRPDGVTFVGVLCACSHAGLVEQGLQYFYSMIKEYSIVPRIEHYGCMIDLFGRAGRLKESLEFIYSMDVRANAVVWRALLSACRLNLDVKLAEVAVRNLLELGTHHCGDYVLLANIYASKGMWNDARRIREMMEGWIQKKPGFSLIELHNQMEDEGNLVVL; the protein is encoded by the coding sequence ATGCACGTCGCCATCCGTTGGAACACTCTCATAAGAAAGCTCTCTCTCAGTCCCACCCCAACCCATGCCCTCCACCTGTTCGTCCAAATGCTCCGCTCGCCCCCCTCCCGGCCTGACACCTTCACCTACGCCTCCGCGCTCAAGGCTTGCGGCCGCGCGCGTGCCCATTTCTCGGCCAGGACTATCCATGCCCTTACGGTCAAAACCAACACCTTGTCCAATGCCTTCGTCGCTAATACCACCTTGCACACCTACGCTTCATGTGGAGACATCGACTCCGCTCGAAAACTCTTCAGCTTGTTCTTCTCCCCTGATGTCATTGCTTGGAATGCGATGCTCTCGGGCTACGTCCAGAATGATCTCCTGGATGATGCTTTGAAACTGTTTGATCGAATGTGGTCAGCTGGAGTTGCGCCTACTGCTGTGACTGTGATTAGCGTCCTCTCAGCTTGTGGCGGTGCGAAGGATTTTTCTCTGGGGAGGCAAGTTCATGGTTTTGTGAAGAAAAGCGTCATGCAATTTGAACGAGAGCTTTTTGTAGGGACTTGTCTTATAGACATGTATGCCAAATGTGGGTGCTTGGAGTTCAGCCtcaaggtgtttgatgaaatgcggATTAAGGATGTTGGTGTTTGGAATGCACTCATTGGAGGGCATGTCCACAATGGCTGCTACTATGATGTTCTTCGAATTTTCAAAGACTTGGAAATGTCAGGGCTGATTCCAGATGAGCTGACAATAGTTTGTgtggtaagtgcttgtgctaATTTGGGTGAGCTTGAGATCGGAAAGAAGATACATTTATACATAAAAGAGAGATTTCGTGATGTTAATGTAAAAATAGGGACTGCACTGATTGATATGTACTCGAAATGCGGGTGCATCGCGAAATCGAAAGAGGTTTTTGATTTGATGCACGAGAAGGATGCCACAGCATGGACCTCGATGATCGGAGGGCTTGCCATTCATGGGCAAACAGAAGATGCGCTTCAGTTGTTCTCATTGATGCAGAGGTATGGTGTGAGGCCTGATGGAGTGACCTTTGTGGGTGTCCTATGTGCTTGCAGCCATGCTGGATTGGTAGAACAAGGGttgcaatatttttattctatgatAAAAGAATACAGCATTGTTCCCAGAATTGAGCATTACGGTTGCATGATTGATCTTTTTGGCAGAGCTGGCCGTCTTAAGGAATCCCTTGAGTTCATATATTCAATGGACGTTCGAGCAAATGCTGTTGTTTGGAGGGCACTGCTCAGCGCATGCAGATTAAATCTAGATGTTAAATTAGCTGAGGTTGCAGTTAGGAATTTGCTCGAGCTTGGAACACATCATTGTGGGGATTATGTTCTTCTTGCAAATATTTACGCATCGAAGGGGATGTGGAATGATGCTCGGAGGATTAGGGAAATGATGGAAGGTTGGATTCAAAAGAAACCAGGTTTTAGCTTGATTGAACTACACAATCAAATGGAGGATGAGGGGAACCTTGTTGTTTTATAG
- the LOC120262445 gene encoding cyclin-T1-4-like isoform X2, whose product MIHKKNPVAALRIKHKEVLEQEKELIRRAELLVLDTLDCDLDVALPYPTLVSALKKFDDVASWLAPTAWSLLRDWLQTSLYMQFEPHYLAVAALHISSVILKNWDVSDSDIGWIEEFHVTYQQFSDICQQVEEMRDLSNIIV is encoded by the exons ATGATACATAAAAAGAATCCAGTTGCTGCACTTAGAATTAAGCATAAG GAAGTGCTTGAACAGGAGAAGGAACTCATAAGACGAGCAGAATTACTTGTTCTTGACACACTCGACTGTGATTTGGATGTGGCACTTCCGTATCCTACCCTTGTCAGTgccttaaaaaaatttgatgatgttGCAAGTTGGCTTGCTCCAACTGCATGGAGTTTACTGAGAGATTG GCTGCAGACATCACTTTACATGCAGTTTGAACCACATTATCTTGCTGTAGCAGCTCTCCATATTTCCTCTGTGATTTTGAAAAATTGGGACGTGTCTGATTCTGACATTGGATGGATTGAAGAATTCCATGTAACCTACCAGCAATTTTCAG ATATTTGCCAGCAAGTGGAAGAGATGCGCGATTTGAGTAACATCATTGTATG A